The Saprospiraceae bacterium genomic interval GCCAGACAGATTCCAACTCGAATACATTGGATCCGATAACAGCAAACACAGACCGGTGATGATCCACCGTGCACCATTTGGTTCGATGGAAAGATTCATCGGCGTCTTAACCGAACACTGTGCTGGAAAATTCCCGCTGTGGCTGGCACCAGATCAATACACCATTTTGCCCGTGAGCGATAAGTATCTGGATTATGCACAATCCGTCATGCAACAACTCGAAGATGCCGGCTTACGCGGCACGATGGATAAACGCGTCGAATCGATTGGCAAAAAAATCCGCGATGCGGAAATGTTGAAAATTCCCTACATGCTGATCGTCGGAGAAAAAGAAATGGAGAACAAAAACATTTCCGTCCGTCGGCAAGCTGCAGGCGACCAGGGTGCCGTTGAAATACAAGCTTTCATTGAAGATTTAAAAGCGCAGTTGTAAAAGCAGACAAGCACATGCTTTCCGGGCAAATACTAAAATATTTGGAAGGAATCCGGGAAAAACTTCCGGCATTGCCGTCCGATATTGAATTATTGGACCCTTTTCAAAATAACGAAGTACACCAACTTGTAGAACAATTTTATACCAAATTTTACAACGATGAAAACCCACGTATTCCAATATTGGGGATCAATCCCGGAAGATTTGGTGCGGGTCTGACGGGAATTCCATTCACCGATTCCAGGAGACTGGAGTCCCATTGCAAAATAAAAACGAGCATTTCGAGTCATGAAACTTCTTCAGAATTCATCTATCACATGATAGAATGCTATGGAGGGGTAAAAAAATTTTACGGAGACTTTTTTATAAGCAGTGTTTCACCGGTAGGGTTTACAAAGAATGGAAAAAATTATAATTACTACGATGATCCGGCATTTGCAAATCACATCAAAGATTATATCATTCATCAAATGAAAAACTTGATCAGACTTCCTGTAACAACGCACACCCTGATTTGCCTGGGTGAAGGAAAAAATTACGATTTTCTGAGCAAACTCAACAATGAGAAAAAATGGTTTTCCAGGATCTTACCGCTGCCGCATCCCAGATTTATCATGCAATACAAACGCAAACAACTGGAAGAATTTACCATGAGATATATGGAGACCCTGCAAAAATCTTTAGAGCTGTGATGTCATCATAAAATATAGCTTGTTCAATTTCGGCCTCATCCCCAGCCCATCTCTCCACCGAGGTGGAGAAGGGAGCTATTTCATTAATTAATCATACTCTATACTCCTTACTCTTTACTCTATACTCCATCCTCCATCCTCCATCCTCCCCTCCTTAAGCCTTAAGCCTTAAGCCTTAAGTCTTAAGACGCCTTAAGCCTTCCCTCATTAACGTATCATTTGTCATTTCTTAAATCCACTTAACAGCTGGAAAATCAGTTCGTTCTAATTTTACGTCGCAAAAAAATAAAATCAAATTAAAATGAAAAAATTAATCGCATTTCTCTCTTTGGTAATTTTTGTTTTTGCTTGCAAAAACGTCGAACAATTCCGCGCTCCCATCGAAGCTCTCTCTGCAGATTGGGAAAAAGCTACAACCGCTGTAACTGAAGTTGGCAGCATGATCGGTGCAGCTCAAAGCTCACTCGCATCTTTGAAAGACAGCCTCATGGTAGATCCTAAAATGGCTGCAAAAATGAAACCCGAAATGACTGCTTCTTTGGACTCTTTGAAAACTGCTTTCACTGCTCAGGTAGATGGAATGAGCGGACTGGCTTCTGAAGTAACTTCTTTTGCTACCAGCTGGGAAGAAATGTCTAAGAAACTTGCCGGTTTGAAAGATGGTCTTGCTTCTGGAAAATTGGAAGGTGATGTTATGGCTCAAATCGACGAACTGAAAACGGCTTCTATGGACGCCACTTCTAAAATCGAAGCCTGGAGTACTAAATTAAAAGAAGCAAAAGCTGCTGCAATGTCAGCTTACGACATGTACAAGCAAAAAGCTATGGGCAATTAATATTCCCGGAAAACTGAAATAGATTTAATCAAAGGCTCTCCAAATCGGAGGGCCTTTTTTATTTGTAGTTTCTAGTCCTGAAGTCTTCGTTGCAGAAAATACGCAAAGTAAACTCAACAATAAAAATCTTAGTTCTTTATCCTCCAAGCCTCCACGCCTCCAAGCCTCCATCCCGATAAAATGACATAATATTTTAGTAAAGAAATAATTCTCTATATTTTATCGGGACAAAAAGTCAAAAAGTCTAAAAGCCTAAAATCCTAAAGGTCAAAAGCCTAAACTTCGAAACTTCGAAACTTCGAAACTTCGAAATCCCGATAAAATTGCATACTATTTTAGTAAAGAAATAATTCTCTATATTTTATCGGGACAAAAAGCCTAAAAGTCAAAAAGTCAAAAAGTCAAAAAGCCTAAACTTCGAAATCCCGATAAAATGACATAATATTTTAGTAAAGAAATAATTCTCTATATTTTATCGGGACAAAAAGCCTAAAAGTCAAAAAGTCAAAAAGTCTAAAGGTCAAAAAGCCTAAACTTCGAAACTTCGAAACTTCGAAATGCCTCCCCAGCCTCCCCCCTCATTGATACGGCACATCATAAACCCAACTGCTGGAGTAAGGAATGGTTTTCGTAATGGTATGTCTCAGTTGACCGGTATTGTCCCGAAAATTAAATACCTTATCTTTCTCGGGTGTCAATTTTGGAATCGTAACAGGAACTCCCGGAGGCAACGACAAAATCAAACCATCGACAGATACAAACAATTCTTTTCCGTCCAATAAATATTCAAGACTGGCTTTAAATGTGGCTGTGGATGCATTGCATGGTGCAACAAACCGAATGGCTTTAAATTCTTCTTTGGTAAAGTTGCCTACCAGGGTGGAAGGAATATTTTTGGTTTCTACGCGAATGGAATAACTTCCAGGCAAATTATTTTTCTTGACAACTTCCGAATGGGCACCGGCAGTACCCACCAATTCATTATTAATGTATACATCGCCCGTTTCCTGATTTTGTTCAGCAAATTCTCCTCCAAGAATTACCGTGATAAATTCATGCGGATCGTCAATGACGGTTCCGTCAACAGGATCAATACAGGCATGTTGAACAAATACAAATGATATACAACAAAGTACCCTGATGGTTTTAAGAAAAGTATGAACTGTTGGCATCTGATTTAGATTTTATCGCAATGGAATAAGTTTGATATCTGCTATCAACCTTCTCAAAGTATTGTAAAGACTGCAATTGCCTGGCATTTATTCAAATCCGTTGCAGTTACACTGTAGGTACCGGGTCCGGGTGCAATTGCAAGGGAGCCACTTCCCAAACCATTTGACCATTTGTACGTAAAAGGAGCGGTGCCGTTTGTCAACTGTACCGTAAGCAGTTCGACCCCGTCGTAAGAGATCTGCGCTTTGAAAGAATGGCAGTCTTTTTTATCTTCACAGGAATGCGCATTGGAAATGAGAAAAACGACCAGCAGAAATAATTTGATTTTAATTGGATGCATAAGGCGGGATATTATGTGGTGAGTAAATCGAATCCCAAACGAGAAATCAATGGCAGGCAAACATATTCACGTGAAATGAGAACATGCCGACGGTCAGGCTGAAAACCGTTCAGAGCTCATGTAAATATAAAAAGAATCTGTTTTAAAATTTTCGAAGAAATTTTCCTCTATTCCTTTATGGATTTTAATTGCTTCATCAGGTCTTCGAGATAATCGATCTGAACCGCCTGAATTTCCAATAATTTCTGGTTCTGGTGAACCAGGAGATGGTCAATTTTTTCGCTGAGCAGTTTGATTTCCAGTTCGGCTTTCAAATTGATCTTATAATCGTGTTCGGCTCTTTGTCTGTCTTTTTGCTCCTGCCGGTTCTGACTCATCATGATGATGGGAGCCTGGATTGCGGCCAGACAGGATAAGATGAGATTGAGCAAAATAAATGGGTAGGGGTCAAATGCGCGTGTAGATAAAATCCAGATATTGATTAAAACCCATAAGACCATGAACGTAAAAAAGCTGGCGATAAAGGTCCAGCTTCCGCCAAATTCAGCAATCTTATCAGCCAGTTTCTGTCCCGGAGTCAGTTGGGCTTCTATTTCTTCCTGAATGTTTTCTGAAAGGATGGCATTGTCGCGAATGGCTTTCATGACATCGAGATCAATGGCGGCCAATTCGCCTTTCTCCTGCTCAACGAGTTTAGTGAGGTATAGCCTGCGGTATTTATTCAATTCTTCAATTGAAATCAGGCTTTCTCTTGAGAACTCCGGATATTCGGAAATGATCAGTTTAAAAATACCTTCTCTGATGTCCTTGCCTTTGATGTCATTGCTCCTGAGTATTTCCTTTTCGTTAAATTTATCTGATGTCATATGGTCATTTCTAATCCCTGACAAAGATCTGCAAAACTGCTAGTAATAATCCAACTTTTAAATAATCCCTACGGATTCCTCCATCCACAAAATTCTTTTGATTCTTGGAGTCCTGGTTTCTTTTTGGCAAAAAAAAGGCAAAGTAAACTCAACTTTATTTGTCAAAGTTATTTAACCTAAAAGTCTAAAAGTCTAAAAGTCTAAAAGTCTAAAAGTCTAAAAGTCTAAAAGTCTAAATCCCGATAAAATTGCATAATATTTTAATAAAGAAATAATTCTCCATATTTTATCGGGACAAAAAGTCAAAAAGTCTAAAAGTCAAAAAGCCTAAAAGTCAAAAAGTCAAAAAGACGAATCTTCGATCACTCCTGTTCCTTCACCAAGCGTTTTATTCATATCAAATTTTACCGAGACTTTTCTTTACAAAATCATGCAGCGCCTCCCCTGCAACATTTGCTGATCGAGCAAAGCCAGTTTAAATAAATAATCCGCAAGATCTGTGCGCTCCGTTTCATCTGATACGGCTAAAAGCTTTTGGGCAATCACCGGATGATTGCTGTTGACCACACATTCATAATGGTTTAAAAAGGGATGCTCTTCTCCATCGCTCTTCATGGCCTGCATCATGTACTGCATTTCCGACATGCGGCGCATGAACTCGGGTTTGACAATGGTAATGGGTGCCGCTTCCGGAGAAAGTGGTTTGAGTAAGGTTTTAGTAGCTTTATTGCCGGGCAATTGGACAAATAATTCTTCGATGGTTTTCTGTTCAGCTTCAGACAAGACAGATTCCGGCTGATCCTCTTTTTCAATCAAATGATGAATGGTATCGGAGTCGATGCGTTTGAATTGAAGCTCGGCTTTCATTTCCAACATCTGAATGAAATGATTGTCGAGTATATTGTTCATGACCAGCACATCGTAACTGTTTTCCCTGGCATTGCGAATGTAACTGTAATGCGCTTTGGCATCATGAGTGTACAAGACGATCAGTTTTCCGTTTTTGTCTTTTTGGAGAGTCGAAATTTTTTCTTTGTATTCATCAATGGTGTAATACTCTTTCTCGGTATTCTGAACAAGCGAAGTGGGAAGCGCTTTTTCTGCAAATTTTTCGTCAGAGATCAATCCATATTTGATAAATGTACTGATGTCATTCCATTTGGATTCAAAATCTTTGCGGTCTTTTTTAAACAGCTCGCTGAGTTTTTCCGCCACTTTCTTGGTGATGTAGCCCGATATTTTGCGCACATGGGCATCGGCCTGTAAATAAGATCTCGATACATTGAGAGGAATGTCGGGCGAGTCGATGACTCCGTGCAGGAGCATCAGGTATTCGGGTACGATTTCCTTGACATCATCAGTCACAAAAACCTGGTTGCAATACAGGTGAATTTTGTTTTTCTGAATTTCTATGTTGTTTTTAATTTTAGGAAAATACAAAATCCCGGTCAGGTTAAACGGATAATCGATATTGAGATGGATCCAGAATAAAGGTTCTTCGCTGTAGGGATAAAGTTCGTTGTAAAAAGGATTTGTACTCTTCGTCCGAAATTTCCGCAGGAGTTTTCTTCCAAAGCGGAGACGTATTATTTACGTAATGGGGCTTTTCAATTTCTCTTTCTTCTTCGCCTTCTTTGACTTTTTCTTTATCGGTTCCAAAAACAATAGGTACCGGGAGAAACTTACAATATTTATCGAGCAGACTTTCTATTTTATAAGCCTCGAGATAATCGAGGCAATCATCGGCCAGGTGTAAGACTACGTCGGTTCCGCGCTCCGTTTTTTCAAAAGGACTGATGGTAAATTCAGTATCTCCGTTGCAAGACCATTTTGCACTTGGTGTGCTTTCTTTGTACGATTTTGAAATGACTTCTACTTGTTTGGCGACCATAAATGCGGAATAGAATCCCAATCCGAAATGTCCGATGATGTTGGCTTCGCCCTGGTATTTCTGGATGAATTCTTCTGCCGAGCTAAAAGCAAGCTGATTCAGATATTTTTCCATTTCCTCTTCGTCCATCCCCAGTCCGCGATCGCGGATCGTAAGAGTTTTCGCTTCCTTGTCGATCAGCACCTCAATATCCAGATTGCCCAACTCTCCTTTGGCTTCGCCTTTGGAAGAAAGGGTCTTGAGCTTGGTGGTGGCATCAACTGCGTTTGAGATCAACTCTCGTAGAAAGATTTCCTGTTCGGAATACAGGAACTTTTTAATAATGGGGAATATGTTTTCGGTTTGGACAGAAATTTTACCGCTGCGCATAAAGTTTTGAATTTATAAACCTGTCTTTACAAAGGCTGTGCCAGCCCGGGAAATCTGCCAAAATGGCGGAAAATTCAGAAAAATCACCCAATTGAATAACGAACAAATTGCATTATGCTGGTCAATAGCTTTCACCAAGAGATACGAATCAAAAAAACAAATCATAAAAACTCGTGAATTAAATGAAACAAGCGATACCCATGAGAAAGTATTCTTAAACTAATGCAACAAACTCCATGATCCCGGAGCGATCAATCTACCTTCCCCCGACCATGGAATGGTCGGAAAAGATCACAGACTACAAAACAACTTAAAAAACAAACTCAATGATCCCGGAGGGATCAAACTACGTTAACGTAAATATAGAAAACCTAAAGCAGCAATCAGAATATAATCATTCCTGTATCAATGATCCCGGAGGGATCAAACTACGTTAACGTAAATATAGAAAACCTAAAGCAGCAATCAGAATATAATCATTCCTGTATCAATGATCCCGGAGGGATCAAACTACGTTTACACAAAGACATATTTTTGCATATAAGAATCTATATGATCCTAAATAATTGATTATCAGCAATATAAATCAAGAAAAATTTCTCAACATCATTAATATATAATTTTTTTTGCATTTTTAAGCAAATTGGCAAGGTTTATGCTTTATGAATAATGCCCGGGAAACCGGGTGCGTACCCAAGAAATTAGGTGCGAGACAATTTTTGAGATCGGTTTGCTGGGGGGTATAAACCGATCTCTTTTTTTTGCCCATCCCAAAACCTTTTCTTTTCCAGCTTCCCATTTGACATGCAGTCGCATTCTTGAGGATTTTATTGCAATGAAAACCTCACACCATTATTCTCTGCTCCGGATTTATATGGAATTCGATCTCATGAATACCAGATAACTAACTCCATCAACCAGATTTTTAGCTTTCCGCTTCCAGCTTTCCGCATTAAGCGCACACTCAACTGTATTTGTTAGCATGGAGCAGTAACGAACAAATGTTAGTTTAGCATTAACCAATAGCGTTCTTCCGATAAATTCATTAGACCTTACAGAAGTACTTCCTAAACCTTCCCCGCGCATCGCGTAAAACATAAAATCCTTTTTGCAAAGATCCCAAAGGAAGATTCACCCTGGCCTGATCCAATGTAAATTGCAACAGGCAGCGGCCGCTTAAATCGAGAATGCTGAATTCTTCCTTTTGTCCGGGCTGAAAATAATTTTGTAAAATGCTGAGCACGTTTTCGGCCGGATTGGGCCAGATTTCAAGGAGCTCATCATCTTCCAACTCTTGGCTGAAGGTAGGCAAAACGCCCATTTTATAGAGCTGACGGCCGATTCTCAAAGTGGGATTGTATTCATCGTTCAGATAAATCGTATTTGGATTTTGGATATAAATTGCTTCTTTTTGAGTGTAATTGGGCAAAACGATTTCACGGCTTCGTCCTTTGAAAAATTGTGTACCGGTAAACTGATCGAACAACCAAATGCGGTCGTGTGACAACAAGGCCAGCATCGCAGGATTTTCTAAATAAGCAGCACCCGTGATCCAATAAAATAACATCGGACCATTTCCGGTTTTGAAAGAATCTACCGGACTCAAAACATAGTTACCGGGTTGTGCTGGAAAACTATATTGATACGTATAACCTGTAAATGGATCCGTACGGTTCTTCGAAAACAAATGCAGGCTGTCCTTTGCCCAGACCATAGCCTCCATATCGAAATTCCGAAATGCCGCAGCCGGTGGAAAAGCGATTTGATCCGCATAGGAAATATTTATAATCTCCGGTTTGATACTATCGACCGTTAGTTGATCCACATTTCGCAGCAGGTAAATCCGCAAATCTTTTCTGTTATTGTTGTTATTGCCAAAATCGCCGATATAAAGATTCCCCTGTGGATCAGATGTCAGATCTTCCCAGTCTTTCTTACTAACACCATCTGCATATATCGTTCGGAGTATTTCACAATTATGGTCGATCTCGTAGATTTCCGGCGGACTGTTGTTGTCTGCCATGATCCAAAATGTCATTCCACCATTGGTACTGCTCATACCCGATACGCCTTCCAGCTTTGCATCCAGCAAACAAAGGGTTTCCCATTGTTGCACTTGGGCAACGGAGCCATGCCAGGGCAAACACAAGAAATAAATAAAAAGTACGAATATTATTTTGGCCATAAAATATATTCAATGATTCAAAATACCAGGCGGAATGCCCTTTGCACCACGTCCGTTTTGAGTGGTTGATTTAATAATTTTTAAAGATAAAAAAGATCGCTTTATTTTCCTTCAGAAGGAAGTCAGGGCTACTTTTAAATGCCCTGTTTCGCGCTCAAAATAGGCTTGGATTTTATTAAAAAAATATTCGTTAGACAGCCTATAAAATGGGCAGTTTGGCCTATCTTTCGAGTTCAAAATTATTTATCAAATCTATCCAATGAAAACGAAAATTTTATTTTGTTTTTTAATGATTATAGGCCTTACAGCGAGCCCTGTCTGGAGCCAGTCAAAAAAGTCAAAATCTGTAGAATCGAAAGCTGTAAAAGATACTATTGATCCCAGTCTGTTCTCTGCGTTTCGTTTCAGAAGCCTGGGTCCGGCCATTGCCTCGGGCAGGGTGTCGGATCTGGCGATCAATCCAAAAATAACTCAGAGTATTATGTAGCCGTGGCCTCCGGTAATGTTTGGAAAACAAACAACAGAGGAATCACCTTTGAACCGGTATTCGACAATGAAGGATCTTACTCTATAGGATGCATCATTTTAGATCCTTTGAATCCCAAGGTCGTCTGGGTGGGTACCGGCGAAAACAATAACCAAAGAAGCGTGGCCTACGGGGATGGTGTTTATAAATCCGAAGACGGTGGAAAATCATGGAAAAATATGGGTTTGAAAAATTCCGAACACATCGGCCGAATCGATATCCATCCTACCAATCCGGATATCGTTTATGTAGCTGCATACGGTCCGCTTTGGACTTCGGGTGGTGAAAGGGGTATTTATAAAACAACCGACGGTGGTAAAACCTGGAAACAAGTACTAAACGTCAGCGAACATACAGGTTTTAATGAAGTGATGATCGATCCGAGAAATCCGGACATCATTTATGCCGCGGCACATCAGCGCCAAAGAAAAGTTTTTGCATACATCGGCGGTGGACCTGAATCCGCTTTGTACAAAAGTACCGATGGCGGCAACAGCTGGAATAAAATTATGAAAGGCATGCCATCTGGCGATATTGGAAGAATTGGTCTGAATTTTTTTCCCGCCAATCCCGATATCCTATACGCAGTTGTTGAAGCAGGTGAAGGAAAAGGCGGAGTATATAAAAGTATCGATCGCGGTGCGAGTTGGGAAAAAAGAAGTGGTTATTCTACTTCGGGAAATTATTACCAAAAAATTTATGTAGATCCGGTTGACGAACAAAAAGTATTTGTCATGAATACCTATATGGGTGTCAGCAGAGATGGCGGAAAAACTTTTTCTATTTTCGGAGAAAAAAGTAAACATATAGACAACCATGCATTGTGGATCGATCCGGCAAACACAGATCATACGCTGGTGGGATGCGATGGCGGATTGTACGAATCATTTGACGACGGCCAAAACTGGCATTTCAAACCGAATATTCCGGTTACGCAATTTTATAAAGTCTCCACCGACAATGCTTTTCCATTTTATCACATTCATGGAGGTACACAGGATAATTTCAGTATTGGTGGACCTTCGCGTACAACCAGCGTCAACGGTATTGTCAATTCAGATTGGTACTACACCAGTATAGGTGATGGATTTGAAACACAAGTGGATCCTACAGATCCCAATATCATTTACGCACAATCTCAATACGGCGGACTCGTCAGATACGATCGCAGATCCGGAGAGTTTTTAGATATCAAACCTACCGAAATGGAAAATGAAGCGGCATACCGATGGAATTGGGATGCACCTTTGGTGATTTCTGCATTCGATCACAAACGTTTGTATTTTGCTGCTAATAAAATCTTCAGATCCGACGATCGCGGAAATTCTTGGAAAGCCATCAGTGGCGATTTATCCAGACAGGAAGATCGCAACCAAT includes:
- a CDS encoding DUF4918 family protein, translating into MLSGQILKYLEGIREKLPALPSDIELLDPFQNNEVHQLVEQFYTKFYNDENPRIPILGINPGRFGAGLTGIPFTDSRRLESHCKIKTSISSHETSSEFIYHMIECYGGVKKFYGDFFISSVSPVGFTKNGKNYNYYDDPAFANHIKDYIIHQMKNLIRLPVTTHTLICLGEGKNYDFLSKLNNEKKWFSRILPLPHPRFIMQYKRKQLEEFTMRYMETLQKSLEL
- a CDS encoding SprB repeat-containing protein, which produces MHPIKIKLFLLVVFLISNAHSCEDKKDCHSFKAQISYDGVELLTVQLTNGTAPFTYKWSNGLGSGSLAIAPGPGTYSVTATDLNKCQAIAVFTIL
- a CDS encoding DUF1003 domain-containing protein; protein product: MTSDKFNEKEILRSNDIKGKDIREGIFKLIISEYPEFSRESLISIEELNKYRRLYLTKLVEQEKGELAAIDLDVMKAIRDNAILSENIQEEIEAQLTPGQKLADKIAEFGGSWTFIASFFTFMVLWVLINIWILSTRAFDPYPFILLNLILSCLAAIQAPIIMMSQNRQEQKDRQRAEHDYKINLKAELEIKLLSEKIDHLLVHQNQKLLEIQAVQIDYLEDLMKQLKSIKE
- a CDS encoding T9SS type A sorting domain-containing protein, whose amino-acid sequence is MAKIIFVLFIYFLCLPWHGSVAQVQQWETLCLLDAKLEGVSGMSSTNGGMTFWIMADNNSPPEIYEIDHNCEILRTIYADGVSKKDWEDLTSDPQGNLYIGDFGNNNNNRKDLRIYLLRNVDQLTVDSIKPEIINISYADQIAFPPAAAFRNFDMEAMVWAKDSLHLFSKNRTDPFTGYTYQYSFPAQPGNYVLSPVDSFKTGNGPMLFYWITGAAYLENPAMLALLSHDRIWLFDQFTGTQFFKGRSREIVLPNYTQKEAIYIQNPNTIYLNDEYNPTLRIGRQLYKMGVLPTFSQELEDDELLEIWPNPAENVLSILQNYFQPGQKEEFSILDLSGRCLLQFTLDQARVNLPLGSLQKGFYVLRDARGRFRKYFCKV